The following coding sequences are from one Methanococcoides orientis window:
- a CDS encoding 4Fe-4S binding protein — MNEIVVSTKDNKQVVYMPHKCIGCGTCTMVCPKDTLIIGSVGPVARGLINKDFLDIRDNCITCGMCTKICPTGALEMREDGKPVCGENYLCSTIAPTTVNDDCVHCGLCEQICPQGAIEVQQWLSNDNDARIDGKTIIDNEECVHCGWCGEVCPTDAIAVQKPFAGTWVRDEDVCQACRTCVDVCPCNALFNPEWDIGERVDKVAQRPDACLYCGACAVACPVDAIDVQKTAILTDMEKKTVFEKKLLNKPSATAVLTSVLKTDEDACLGCGNCVIVCPVNANSSKFIAAGALNDVDEKPLLEVRNGSIKVIDQEACGSCGACAMICPTSAIWLEKREVE; from the coding sequence ATGAACGAAATAGTGGTTTCGACAAAAGATAACAAGCAAGTGGTCTACATGCCACACAAGTGCATTGGTTGTGGAACCTGTACAATGGTCTGTCCAAAGGACACCCTGATCATAGGTTCTGTTGGACCAGTTGCCAGGGGACTTATCAACAAGGATTTCCTGGACATAAGAGACAACTGCATTACATGCGGAATGTGTACTAAGATATGTCCAACCGGTGCTCTTGAGATGAGGGAAGATGGAAAGCCTGTGTGCGGCGAGAATTATTTGTGCAGCACTATTGCACCAACAACCGTGAACGATGACTGTGTACACTGTGGTCTTTGTGAACAGATCTGTCCACAGGGCGCTATAGAGGTCCAGCAGTGGCTTTCAAATGACAACGATGCACGCATAGATGGTAAGACGATCATCGACAACGAAGAATGTGTACACTGTGGGTGGTGTGGTGAAGTTTGTCCAACAGATGCTATCGCTGTCCAGAAGCCTTTTGCAGGTACCTGGGTACGCGATGAGGATGTCTGTCAGGCATGCCGCACATGTGTGGATGTATGTCCATGCAATGCACTGTTCAACCCAGAATGGGATATTGGTGAGAGGGTCGATAAGGTCGCACAGCGTCCGGATGCATGTCTCTACTGTGGTGCATGTGCAGTCGCATGTCCTGTAGATGCTATCGATGTACAGAAGACCGCGATCCTTACAGATATGGAAAAGAAGACTGTCTTCGAGAAGAAGCTTCTCAACAAACCATCAGCAACAGCTGTCCTGACATCTGTGCTTAAGACCGACGAAGATGCCTGCCTTGGCTGTGGTAACTGTGTTATCGTATGTCCTGTCAATGCAAACTCCTCAAAGTTCATCGCAGCTGGTGCGCTCAACGATGTTGACGAGAAACCATTACTTGAGGTAAGGAACGGTAGCATCAAGGTCATCGATCAGGAAGCATGTGGTTCATGTGGTGCCTGTGCAATGATCTGCCCGACATCCGCAATATGGCTTGAGAAGAGAGAGGTGGAATAA
- a CDS encoding FmdE family protein has protein sequence MDDEMDNILKQIKEQDPELFLQVEKIIPFHGYLSTGALIGLQMLNMSKRLLDVKEGERIYATAETYNCVPDPFQILEGATTGNKGLKVKDYGKMAVTVNKRGAPGEKTMPAVRIYLDPEKTKAYPKLHAWYMNIEKVRHEVVLPIVLEAGEKIYSYSFTEIEVPIKKRKQVKLCDKCGDSFVWYEGEAICEACRHEQ, from the coding sequence ATGGATGACGAAATGGATAATATTCTCAAACAGATTAAAGAACAAGATCCAGAGCTATTTTTACAGGTGGAGAAGATCATTCCTTTCCACGGCTACTTGAGCACAGGGGCACTTATTGGCCTGCAGATGCTCAATATGTCAAAGAGACTCCTTGATGTTAAGGAAGGTGAGCGTATCTATGCTACAGCAGAGACATACAACTGTGTTCCTGATCCTTTCCAGATCCTTGAGGGTGCTACCACCGGAAACAAGGGATTAAAGGTAAAGGATTACGGGAAGATGGCTGTTACTGTCAACAAGCGTGGTGCACCGGGTGAGAAAACGATGCCAGCTGTCAGGATCTACCTTGATCCTGAAAAGACAAAGGCATACCCGAAACTTCATGCATGGTACATGAACATTGAGAAAGTACGTCATGAGGTCGTTCTTCCAATAGTCCTTGAGGCTGGAGAGAAGATTTATTCTTATTCTTTTACAGAGATCGAAGTACCGATCAAGAAACGCAAGCAAGTAAAGCTTTGTGACAAGTGTGGAGATAGTTTTGTCTGGTACGAAGGCGAAGCAATTTGTGAAGCATGCAGACATGAGCAATAA